One Panicum virgatum strain AP13 chromosome 9K, P.virgatum_v5, whole genome shotgun sequence genomic region harbors:
- the LOC120646677 gene encoding chaperone protein dnaJ 11, chloroplastic-like, whose product MISPRPALSPSFLAFRPGSPAASPPASPRPNVPPPLSASFSASAAVTAPDHAAAASSSFYDVLGLRPGASPREIKAAYRRLALAVHPDAAPHPASSSSSEDFIRVHAAYSTLSDPDKRADYDRRLLLLSARRHGAHPAALGRSPTFPARRSRRTWETDQCW is encoded by the coding sequence ATGATCTCCCCGCGCCCCGCGCTGTCGCCCAGCTTCCTCGCCTTCCGGCCGGGCTCCCCGGCCGCGTCCCCGCCGGCCTCCCCGCGCCCCAAcgtgccgccgcccctctccgcgtccttctccgcctccgcggCCGTCACCGCGCCGGACCACGCGGCGGCCGCCAGCTCCTCCTTCTACGACGTCCTCGGCCTCCGCCCGGGCGCCAGCCCGCGCGAGATCAAGGCCGCGTACCGCCGGCTGGCGCTCGCCGTCCACCCGGACGCCGCCCCGcacccggcctcctcctcctcctctgaggACTTCATCCGCGTCCACGCCGCCTACTCCACGCTCTCCGACCCCGACAAGCGCGCCGACTacgaccgccgcctcctcctcctctccgcccGACGCCACGGCGCGCacccggcggcgctcggccgctcGCCCACCTTCCCGgcgcgccgctcccgccgcacCTGGGAGACCGACCAGTGCTGGTGA